In Prosthecobacter sp., one genomic interval encodes:
- a CDS encoding VF530 family protein — protein sequence MHAAGPKNPLHGITLQTMVTQLVEHYGWEMLGRMIPINCFNWNPSIKSSLIFLRRTPWAREKVEALYLDSLPDMQPNTEGEAPAA from the coding sequence ATGCACGCCGCCGGCCCCAAAAACCCCCTTCATGGCATCACGTTACAGACGATGGTCACGCAGCTCGTTGAGCACTACGGCTGGGAGATGCTCGGGCGCATGATTCCGATCAACTGCTTCAACTGGAACCCCAGCATCAAGTCCAGCCTCATCTTTCTACGCCGCACGCCCTGGGCACGTGAGAAGGTGGAGGCGCTGTATCTCGATTCGTTGCCGGACATGCAGCCGAATACGGAAGGCGAGGCACCGGCGGCGTAA
- a CDS encoding lysozyme inhibitor LprI family protein encodes MRNTILFLMLVLAMPFAGTAMAQEKALSAKEAKALYDKADRALNEAWAAAKKALPESEFNALKESQRAWVEHRDYLARSPMYTGADAQGELALDALEYLEAAAGLAEDRTTWLKGLVREWNDDTLTGVWTDSYGGRIEIVEREGHLHFVIECVRGPTSHVGGLAGIAVWNTSIGWFSDKGREDKSGEPETNLSFILRDRKLEVIGANTGYYHGARAYFDGEYVRVQPLNAKAQAKVVKAAKAGEVPEE; translated from the coding sequence ATGCGAAACACGATTTTATTTTTGATGCTAGTGCTGGCAATGCCGTTTGCCGGCACGGCTATGGCCCAGGAGAAAGCACTGAGTGCCAAGGAGGCGAAGGCGCTCTATGACAAGGCGGACCGTGCTTTGAACGAGGCATGGGCTGCTGCGAAGAAGGCGCTGCCGGAGTCCGAGTTCAATGCACTCAAGGAATCGCAGCGCGCCTGGGTGGAGCATCGCGATTACCTGGCCCGATCACCGATGTACACCGGCGCGGACGCGCAGGGCGAACTGGCACTCGATGCCCTCGAGTATCTCGAAGCCGCCGCCGGTCTGGCGGAGGACCGGACCACATGGCTCAAGGGACTCGTGCGCGAATGGAATGATGACACGCTCACCGGTGTGTGGACGGACAGTTATGGTGGGCGCATTGAGATCGTGGAGCGTGAAGGACACCTGCATTTTGTCATCGAGTGCGTGCGTGGGCCTACCTCGCATGTCGGTGGTCTTGCCGGCATCGCGGTTTGGAATACCAGCATCGGCTGGTTCAGCGACAAAGGCCGTGAGGACAAAAGCGGTGAGCCTGAAACGAATCTCAGCTTCATCCTGCGAGATCGAAAACTCGAGGTTATCGGGGCCAACACTGGCTACTACCACGGTGCGCGTGCTTATTTCGACGGTGAATACGTCCGCGTGCAGCCGCTGAATGCCAAGGCGCAGGCGAAAGTCGTCAAAGCGGCGAAAGCGGGCGAAGTGCCGGAAGAATGA